One Conger conger chromosome 18, fConCon1.1, whole genome shotgun sequence DNA window includes the following coding sequences:
- the ppp1r21 gene encoding protein phosphatase 1 regulatory subunit 21 isoform X2, whose translation MDSLSFRNQQLAKRVELLQEELATSEAKGKKSKHRGDSPSQQGLQTQIVFDEDLQKKIQENERLHIQFFEADEQHRRQEAQLQTRLGELERDSEQHQAVVDGLTHKYMETIEKLQSDKARLEVKSQTLEREAKECRLRTEECQQQLRKYQTDLSRELEKSSSVILEKVPFNDTKCSDYNTLNVPPHNRRHQLKARDVTGQAVSFLQDLVAALLNFHSYTEQRVHIYPRDSSIEPISALNQKFSQYLHENAAYVRPLEDGIVQLHQSITEDTVTTLETVGKLKDFSDHFTSYTCFLQKILPYQLKSLEEENEASLCTSALTSKNRELQGDIRRMTSVFEKLQNYITLLALPSVRPDALSQNSSTAVFTQLAACLHGLQDAMKELSKHYSVKVTLEQELPTVTQKLSTTNECLLSSLGSLTSCTGKIATFFSNNLDFFASSAGYGPRGGTGALNPLQAESMLGNKKQAAAYMLAVRKARPESVAYSDALSNRRVLTSSTESREGLTQQVHQSQDKIARLEQEKEHWLLEAQLGRVRLEKENRRIAEMEAQLAAALGGSPAPQPLPAEGSASPGLDEGELEERGAGREPVQTTSLVGMLTETSSSEEVKDEQSREELIKTHYMTRVGELTAQLQVSDSKAVHFYAECRALAKRLALAEKCRETLTEDVKAANQNISRLQDELTTTKRSYEDQLSMMSDHLCSMNETLSKQREEIDTLKLGNKANSKKNKGR comes from the exons ATGGACAGCCTCAGCTTCCGCAACCAGCAGCTGGCCAAGAGGGTGGAGCTCCTGCAGGAGGAACTGGCCACCAGCGAAGCCAAGGGCAAGAAGAGCAag CACAGGGGCGACTCTCCCTCCCAGCAGGGCCTGCAGACCCAGATCGTGTTCGACGAAGACCTGCAGAAGAAGATCCAGGAGAACGAGAGACTGCACATTCAG TTCTTCGAGGCGGACGAGCAGCACCGGCGGCAGGAGGCCCAGCTGCAGACCCGTCTGGGGGAGCTGGAGAGGGACTCGGAGCAGCACCAGGCCGTGGTGGACGGCCTCACTCACAAGTACATGGAGACCATCGAGAAGCTGCAGAGCGACAAGGCCCGCCTGGAG GTGAAATCACAGACTCTCGAGAGGGAGGCCAAAGAGTGTCGACTGCGGACAGAGGAATG TCAGCAGCAGCTGAGGAAGTATCAGACGGACCTGAGCAGAGAGCTGGAGAAGAGCAGCAGCGTGATCCTGGAGAAGGTGCCCTTCAACGATACCA AATGCAGTGACTACAACACTCTGAACGTCCCTCCACACAACAGGAGACACCAG CTGAAAGCGCGGGACGTGACGGGCCAGGCGGTGAGCTTCCTCCAGGACCTGGTGGCGGCGCTGCTGAACTTCCACAGCTACACCGAGCAGAGGGTGCACATCTACCCCCGCGACTCCTCCATCGAGCCCATCTCTGCCCTCAACCAGAAG TTCTCCCAGTACCTGCACGAGAACGCAGCGTATGTGCGCCCTCTGGAGGACGGCATAGTGCAACTGCACCAGAGCATCACCGAGGACACAGTCACTACCCTG GAAACGGTGGGGAAGCTGAAGGATTTCTCCGATCACTTCACATCTTACACCTGCTTCCTGCAGAAGATTCTGCCCTACCAGCTCAAAAG TCTGGAGGAGGAGAACGAGGCCTCCCTCTGTACCTCCGCCCTCACCTCCAAGAACAGGGAGCTGCAGGGCGACATCAGGCGGATGACCTCCGTCTTCGAGAAGCTGCAGAACTACATCACCCTTCTGGCCCTGCCCA GTGTCCGGCCCGATGCCCTCTCCCAGAACAGCTCCACGGCGGTCTTCACCCAGCTCGCTGCCTGTCTGCACGGCCTGCAGGACGCCATGAAAG agcTCTCCAAACACTACAGCGTGAAGGTGACCCTGGAGCAGGAGCTGCCCACTGTCACCCAGAAACTGAGCACCACCAACGAGTGCCTGCTCTCCTCCCTGGGCTCCCTGACCAGCTGCACTGGGAAG ATCGCCACGTTCTTCAGTAACAACCTGGACTTCTTCGCGTCGTCCGCGGGGTACGGCCCGAGGGGGGGCACGGGCGCCCTCAACCCCCTGCAGGCAGAGAGCATGCTGGGTAACAAGAAGCAGGCGGCCGCCTACATGCTGGCAGTCAGGAAG GCGAGGCCAGAGTCAGTGGCGTACTCTGACGCCCTGTCCAACCGCCGCGTCCTCACCAGCTCCACCGAGAGCAGAGAGGGCCTCACCCAGCAG GTTCACCAGAGTCAGGATAAGATCGCTCGTctggagcaggagaaggagcaCTGGCTGCTGGAGGCCCAGCTGGGGCGGGTTCGGCTGGAGAAGGAGAACCGGCGAATCGCAGAGATGGAGGCGCAGCTGGCCGCGGCCCTGGGGGGCAgccccgcccctcagcccctccctgCGGAGGGCAGCGCCTCCCCTGGCCTGGACGAGGGagagctggaggagagaggggccgGCAGGGAGCCTGTTCAGACCACCAGCCTG GTGGGCATGTTGACCGAGACTTCCAGCAGTGAGGAG GTGAAGGACGAGCAGTCGCGGGAGGAGCTGATAAAGACTCACTACATGACGAGAGTGGGAGAGCTCACCGCACAGCTGCAGGTCTCCGACAGCAAGGCTGTGCACTTCTACGCAGAG TGCCGAGCGCTGGCCAAACGCCTGGCCTTGGCGGAGAAGTGCCGGGAAACTCTGACCGAGGACGTGAAGGCGGCCAATCAGAACATCTCGCGCCTGCAG GACGAGCTGACCACGACCAAGCGGAGCTACGAGGACCAGCTGAGCATGATGAGCGATCACCTGTGCAGCATGAACGAGACTCTGAGCAAACAGCGCGAGGAGATCGACACGCTCAAACTGGGCAACaag GCTAATTCTAAAAAGAACAAAGGTCGGTAG
- the ppp1r21 gene encoding protein phosphatase 1 regulatory subunit 21 isoform X3, whose protein sequence is MAADLQAKYSKLAQEYSKLRAQNQVLKKAVVDEQASSTSLKDQLKQRDQSLRKVEQEMDSLSFRNQQLAKRVELLQEELATSEAKGKKSKHRGDSPSQQGLQTQIVFDEDLQKKIQENERLHIQFFEADEQHRRQEAQLQTRLGELERDSEQHQAVVDGLTHKYMETIEKLQSDKARLEVKSQTLEREAKECRLRTEECQQQLRKYQTDLSRELEKSSSVILEKVPFNDTKCSDYNTLNVPPHNRRHQLKARDVTGQAVSFLQDLVAALLNFHSYTEQRVHIYPRDSSIEPISALNQKFSQYLHENAAYVRPLEDGIVQLHQSITEDTVTTLETVGKLKDFSDHFTSYTCFLQKILPYQLKSLEEENEASLCTSALTSKNRELQGDIRRMTSVFEKLQNYITLLALPSVRPDALSQNSSTAVFTQLAACLHGLQDAMKELSKHYSVKVTLEQELPTVTQKLSTTNECLLSSLGSLTSCTGKIATFFSNNLDFFASSAGYGPRGGTGALNPLQAESMLGNKKQAAAYMLAVRKARPESVAYSDALSNRRVLTSSTESREGLTQQVHQSQDKIARLEQEKEHWLLEAQLGRVRLEKENRRIAEMEAQLAAALGGSPAPQPLPAEGSASPGLDEGELEERGAGREPVQTTSLVSVRETPLSPLHTGVYSTCTRLQTRYIHLYVLPPTAHIHVYRHTLYTSTYWCLQDINTFTDTFYTPVRTAAYDT, encoded by the exons ATGGCTGCAGATTTGCAAGCGAAGTACAGCAAGTTGGCCCAAGAATACTCAAAG CTCCGGGCCCAGAACCAGGTTCTGAAGAAGGCGGTGGTTGACGAGCAGGCCAGCTCCACCTCTCTGAAG GACCAGCTGAAGCAGAGGGACCAGAGCCTGCGGAAGGTGGAGCAGGAGATGGACAGCCTCAGCTTCCGCAACCAGCAGCTGGCCAAGAGGGTGGAGCTCCTGCAGGAGGAACTGGCCACCAGCGAAGCCAAGGGCAAGAAGAGCAag CACAGGGGCGACTCTCCCTCCCAGCAGGGCCTGCAGACCCAGATCGTGTTCGACGAAGACCTGCAGAAGAAGATCCAGGAGAACGAGAGACTGCACATTCAG TTCTTCGAGGCGGACGAGCAGCACCGGCGGCAGGAGGCCCAGCTGCAGACCCGTCTGGGGGAGCTGGAGAGGGACTCGGAGCAGCACCAGGCCGTGGTGGACGGCCTCACTCACAAGTACATGGAGACCATCGAGAAGCTGCAGAGCGACAAGGCCCGCCTGGAG GTGAAATCACAGACTCTCGAGAGGGAGGCCAAAGAGTGTCGACTGCGGACAGAGGAATG TCAGCAGCAGCTGAGGAAGTATCAGACGGACCTGAGCAGAGAGCTGGAGAAGAGCAGCAGCGTGATCCTGGAGAAGGTGCCCTTCAACGATACCA AATGCAGTGACTACAACACTCTGAACGTCCCTCCACACAACAGGAGACACCAG CTGAAAGCGCGGGACGTGACGGGCCAGGCGGTGAGCTTCCTCCAGGACCTGGTGGCGGCGCTGCTGAACTTCCACAGCTACACCGAGCAGAGGGTGCACATCTACCCCCGCGACTCCTCCATCGAGCCCATCTCTGCCCTCAACCAGAAG TTCTCCCAGTACCTGCACGAGAACGCAGCGTATGTGCGCCCTCTGGAGGACGGCATAGTGCAACTGCACCAGAGCATCACCGAGGACACAGTCACTACCCTG GAAACGGTGGGGAAGCTGAAGGATTTCTCCGATCACTTCACATCTTACACCTGCTTCCTGCAGAAGATTCTGCCCTACCAGCTCAAAAG TCTGGAGGAGGAGAACGAGGCCTCCCTCTGTACCTCCGCCCTCACCTCCAAGAACAGGGAGCTGCAGGGCGACATCAGGCGGATGACCTCCGTCTTCGAGAAGCTGCAGAACTACATCACCCTTCTGGCCCTGCCCA GTGTCCGGCCCGATGCCCTCTCCCAGAACAGCTCCACGGCGGTCTTCACCCAGCTCGCTGCCTGTCTGCACGGCCTGCAGGACGCCATGAAAG agcTCTCCAAACACTACAGCGTGAAGGTGACCCTGGAGCAGGAGCTGCCCACTGTCACCCAGAAACTGAGCACCACCAACGAGTGCCTGCTCTCCTCCCTGGGCTCCCTGACCAGCTGCACTGGGAAG ATCGCCACGTTCTTCAGTAACAACCTGGACTTCTTCGCGTCGTCCGCGGGGTACGGCCCGAGGGGGGGCACGGGCGCCCTCAACCCCCTGCAGGCAGAGAGCATGCTGGGTAACAAGAAGCAGGCGGCCGCCTACATGCTGGCAGTCAGGAAG GCGAGGCCAGAGTCAGTGGCGTACTCTGACGCCCTGTCCAACCGCCGCGTCCTCACCAGCTCCACCGAGAGCAGAGAGGGCCTCACCCAGCAG GTTCACCAGAGTCAGGATAAGATCGCTCGTctggagcaggagaaggagcaCTGGCTGCTGGAGGCCCAGCTGGGGCGGGTTCGGCTGGAGAAGGAGAACCGGCGAATCGCAGAGATGGAGGCGCAGCTGGCCGCGGCCCTGGGGGGCAgccccgcccctcagcccctccctgCGGAGGGCAGCGCCTCCCCTGGCCTGGACGAGGGagagctggaggagagaggggccgGCAGGGAGCCTGTTCAGACCACCAGCCTGGTCAGTGTGAGAGAAACACCCCTCTCACCG CTAcatactggtgtctacagcACATGTACACGTCTACAGACACGCTATATACACCTGTACGTACTGCCACCTACAGCACATATACACGTCTACAGACACACTTTATACACCTCTACATACTGGTGTCTACAGGacataaacacatttacagacacGTTCTATACACCTGTACGTACTGCTGCCTACGACACATAA
- the ppp1r21 gene encoding protein phosphatase 1 regulatory subunit 21 isoform X1 has product MAADLQAKYSKLAQEYSKLRAQNQVLKKAVVDEQASSTSLKDQLKQRDQSLRKVEQEMDSLSFRNQQLAKRVELLQEELATSEAKGKKSKHRGDSPSQQGLQTQIVFDEDLQKKIQENERLHIQFFEADEQHRRQEAQLQTRLGELERDSEQHQAVVDGLTHKYMETIEKLQSDKARLEVKSQTLEREAKECRLRTEECQQQLRKYQTDLSRELEKSSSVILEKVPFNDTKCSDYNTLNVPPHNRRHQLKARDVTGQAVSFLQDLVAALLNFHSYTEQRVHIYPRDSSIEPISALNQKFSQYLHENAAYVRPLEDGIVQLHQSITEDTVTTLETVGKLKDFSDHFTSYTCFLQKILPYQLKSLEEENEASLCTSALTSKNRELQGDIRRMTSVFEKLQNYITLLALPSVRPDALSQNSSTAVFTQLAACLHGLQDAMKELSKHYSVKVTLEQELPTVTQKLSTTNECLLSSLGSLTSCTGKIATFFSNNLDFFASSAGYGPRGGTGALNPLQAESMLGNKKQAAAYMLAVRKARPESVAYSDALSNRRVLTSSTESREGLTQQVHQSQDKIARLEQEKEHWLLEAQLGRVRLEKENRRIAEMEAQLAAALGGSPAPQPLPAEGSASPGLDEGELEERGAGREPVQTTSLVGMLTETSSSEEVKDEQSREELIKTHYMTRVGELTAQLQVSDSKAVHFYAECRALAKRLALAEKCRETLTEDVKAANQNISRLQDELTTTKRSYEDQLSMMSDHLCSMNETLSKQREEIDTLKLGNKANSKKNKGR; this is encoded by the exons ATGGCTGCAGATTTGCAAGCGAAGTACAGCAAGTTGGCCCAAGAATACTCAAAG CTCCGGGCCCAGAACCAGGTTCTGAAGAAGGCGGTGGTTGACGAGCAGGCCAGCTCCACCTCTCTGAAG GACCAGCTGAAGCAGAGGGACCAGAGCCTGCGGAAGGTGGAGCAGGAGATGGACAGCCTCAGCTTCCGCAACCAGCAGCTGGCCAAGAGGGTGGAGCTCCTGCAGGAGGAACTGGCCACCAGCGAAGCCAAGGGCAAGAAGAGCAag CACAGGGGCGACTCTCCCTCCCAGCAGGGCCTGCAGACCCAGATCGTGTTCGACGAAGACCTGCAGAAGAAGATCCAGGAGAACGAGAGACTGCACATTCAG TTCTTCGAGGCGGACGAGCAGCACCGGCGGCAGGAGGCCCAGCTGCAGACCCGTCTGGGGGAGCTGGAGAGGGACTCGGAGCAGCACCAGGCCGTGGTGGACGGCCTCACTCACAAGTACATGGAGACCATCGAGAAGCTGCAGAGCGACAAGGCCCGCCTGGAG GTGAAATCACAGACTCTCGAGAGGGAGGCCAAAGAGTGTCGACTGCGGACAGAGGAATG TCAGCAGCAGCTGAGGAAGTATCAGACGGACCTGAGCAGAGAGCTGGAGAAGAGCAGCAGCGTGATCCTGGAGAAGGTGCCCTTCAACGATACCA AATGCAGTGACTACAACACTCTGAACGTCCCTCCACACAACAGGAGACACCAG CTGAAAGCGCGGGACGTGACGGGCCAGGCGGTGAGCTTCCTCCAGGACCTGGTGGCGGCGCTGCTGAACTTCCACAGCTACACCGAGCAGAGGGTGCACATCTACCCCCGCGACTCCTCCATCGAGCCCATCTCTGCCCTCAACCAGAAG TTCTCCCAGTACCTGCACGAGAACGCAGCGTATGTGCGCCCTCTGGAGGACGGCATAGTGCAACTGCACCAGAGCATCACCGAGGACACAGTCACTACCCTG GAAACGGTGGGGAAGCTGAAGGATTTCTCCGATCACTTCACATCTTACACCTGCTTCCTGCAGAAGATTCTGCCCTACCAGCTCAAAAG TCTGGAGGAGGAGAACGAGGCCTCCCTCTGTACCTCCGCCCTCACCTCCAAGAACAGGGAGCTGCAGGGCGACATCAGGCGGATGACCTCCGTCTTCGAGAAGCTGCAGAACTACATCACCCTTCTGGCCCTGCCCA GTGTCCGGCCCGATGCCCTCTCCCAGAACAGCTCCACGGCGGTCTTCACCCAGCTCGCTGCCTGTCTGCACGGCCTGCAGGACGCCATGAAAG agcTCTCCAAACACTACAGCGTGAAGGTGACCCTGGAGCAGGAGCTGCCCACTGTCACCCAGAAACTGAGCACCACCAACGAGTGCCTGCTCTCCTCCCTGGGCTCCCTGACCAGCTGCACTGGGAAG ATCGCCACGTTCTTCAGTAACAACCTGGACTTCTTCGCGTCGTCCGCGGGGTACGGCCCGAGGGGGGGCACGGGCGCCCTCAACCCCCTGCAGGCAGAGAGCATGCTGGGTAACAAGAAGCAGGCGGCCGCCTACATGCTGGCAGTCAGGAAG GCGAGGCCAGAGTCAGTGGCGTACTCTGACGCCCTGTCCAACCGCCGCGTCCTCACCAGCTCCACCGAGAGCAGAGAGGGCCTCACCCAGCAG GTTCACCAGAGTCAGGATAAGATCGCTCGTctggagcaggagaaggagcaCTGGCTGCTGGAGGCCCAGCTGGGGCGGGTTCGGCTGGAGAAGGAGAACCGGCGAATCGCAGAGATGGAGGCGCAGCTGGCCGCGGCCCTGGGGGGCAgccccgcccctcagcccctccctgCGGAGGGCAGCGCCTCCCCTGGCCTGGACGAGGGagagctggaggagagaggggccgGCAGGGAGCCTGTTCAGACCACCAGCCTG GTGGGCATGTTGACCGAGACTTCCAGCAGTGAGGAG GTGAAGGACGAGCAGTCGCGGGAGGAGCTGATAAAGACTCACTACATGACGAGAGTGGGAGAGCTCACCGCACAGCTGCAGGTCTCCGACAGCAAGGCTGTGCACTTCTACGCAGAG TGCCGAGCGCTGGCCAAACGCCTGGCCTTGGCGGAGAAGTGCCGGGAAACTCTGACCGAGGACGTGAAGGCGGCCAATCAGAACATCTCGCGCCTGCAG GACGAGCTGACCACGACCAAGCGGAGCTACGAGGACCAGCTGAGCATGATGAGCGATCACCTGTGCAGCATGAACGAGACTCTGAGCAAACAGCGCGAGGAGATCGACACGCTCAAACTGGGCAACaag GCTAATTCTAAAAAGAACAAAGGTCGGTAG